From Deinococcus sp. HSC-46F16, the proteins below share one genomic window:
- a CDS encoding GNAT family N-acetyltransferase: MIRPATPADAAAFHAVMMAAGMDPRSSWSRTRPEDVAWSLGQGGGFLAWDGERAVGCVGWRPDGPETLTLNKLATLPDVRGQGLGLALVRAVEEIAAQDGYARVLLAVSQYNLEVVPFYERLGYRVDEGAAYAHANPASPPPVVLVREVR, encoded by the coding sequence ATGATTCGCCCCGCGACCCCCGCCGACGCCGCCGCCTTCCACGCGGTCATGATGGCCGCCGGGATGGACCCACGCTCCAGTTGGAGCCGCACCCGGCCAGAGGACGTGGCCTGGAGCCTGGGCCAGGGCGGGGGCTTCCTCGCCTGGGACGGGGAGCGGGCGGTGGGCTGCGTGGGCTGGCGCCCGGATGGACCGGAGACGTTGACCCTTAACAAATTGGCGACCCTCCCCGACGTGCGTGGGCAGGGCCTCGGCCTCGCGCTGGTGCGGGCGGTGGAGGAGATCGCGGCGCAGGACGGCTACGCCCGCGTGTTGCTGGCCGTCAGCCAGTACAACCTCGAAGTCGTCCCCTTCTACGAGCGCCTGGGCTACCGGGTGGACGAGGGGGCCGCATACGCCCACGCGAATCCGGCGAGTCCACCGCCGGTGGTGCTGGTCAGGGAGGTCCGGTGA
- a CDS encoding GNAT family N-acetyltransferase, which translates to MTAPQGSQPPGYALRRATPADAPAVARQRAQMFVDMGTLTPEAAAPEVPLWTDWLRGALASGEYVGVLAEWEGTVVGGAGLMVFPKMPTTADPATQKVHVLNVSVDRVHRRQGLAEALMEAVLEEVRARGLRQVTLNAAPMGRRIYERLGFVESTHPELRLTLEPPA; encoded by the coding sequence ATGACCGCGCCCCAGGGTTCCCAGCCACCGGGCTACGCGCTGCGCCGGGCCACCCCCGCCGACGCGCCCGCCGTCGCCCGGCAGCGGGCGCAGATGTTCGTGGACATGGGCACCCTGACCCCGGAGGCCGCCGCCCCGGAAGTGCCCCTCTGGACCGACTGGCTGCGCGGGGCGCTCGCATCCGGCGAGTACGTAGGCGTGCTGGCCGAGTGGGAGGGAACGGTGGTGGGCGGCGCGGGGCTGATGGTCTTTCCCAAGATGCCCACCACCGCTGATCCCGCGACCCAGAAAGTCCACGTCCTGAACGTCTCGGTGGACCGTGTCCACCGCCGCCAGGGACTGGCTGAAGCCTTGATGGAAGCTGTGCTGGAGGAGGTCCGGGCACGGGGGCTGCGGCAGGTTACCCTCAACGCCGCGCCGATGGGCCGCCGGATCTACGAGCGGCTGGGCTTCGTGGAGTCCACCCACCCCGAGCTGCGCCTGACCCTGGAGCCGCCCGCATGA
- a CDS encoding argininosuccinate synthase, producing the protein MTQADRPKIVLAYSGGLDTSIILKWLQTERGYDVVAFTADLGQGDEVEEARVKALNTGAVAAYALDLREEFVRDYVFPMFRSSALYEGYYLLGTSIARPLIAKKMVEIAGQEGAVAVSHGATGKGNDQVRFEMTAYALKPDIVTVAPWRDWDFQGRADLEAFAREHGIPVPTTQKDPWSMDANLLHISFEGGILEDPWNEPPAHMFKLTVSPEDAPDQPEYVEVEFENGDAVAIGGERLSPAALLQKANELGGKHGVGRIDLVENRFVGMKSRGVYETPGGTLLYHARRAVESLTLDREVLHQRDALAPKYAELVYNGFWFAPEREALQVYIDHVARSVTGTARLKLYKGNCTVVGRRAPRSLYDKDLVSFEAGGDYNQHDAGAFIKLNALRMRVQARVEAKAGQQEVERV; encoded by the coding sequence ATGACCCAAGCCGACCGACCCAAGATTGTCCTCGCCTACTCGGGCGGGCTGGATACCTCCATCATCCTGAAGTGGCTGCAAACCGAGCGCGGCTACGACGTGGTGGCCTTTACTGCCGACCTCGGGCAGGGGGACGAGGTCGAGGAAGCGCGGGTCAAGGCGCTGAACACGGGCGCCGTGGCCGCCTACGCCCTCGACCTGCGCGAGGAGTTCGTGCGCGACTACGTGTTCCCGATGTTCCGCTCCTCGGCGCTGTATGAGGGTTACTACCTGCTGGGCACCTCGATTGCCCGGCCCCTGATCGCCAAGAAGATGGTCGAGATCGCCGGGCAGGAGGGCGCGGTCGCCGTCTCGCACGGGGCGACGGGCAAGGGCAACGATCAGGTGCGCTTCGAGATGACGGCCTACGCGCTCAAGCCCGACATCGTGACGGTGGCCCCCTGGCGCGACTGGGACTTCCAGGGCCGCGCCGACCTCGAAGCCTTCGCCCGCGAGCACGGCATCCCGGTGCCCACCACCCAGAAGGACCCCTGGAGCATGGACGCCAACCTGCTGCACATCTCCTTCGAGGGCGGGATTCTAGAAGACCCCTGGAACGAGCCGCCCGCGCACATGTTCAAGCTCACCGTCAGCCCGGAAGACGCGCCTGACCAGCCCGAATACGTGGAGGTCGAGTTCGAGAATGGGGACGCGGTGGCGATTGGCGGCGAGCGCCTCAGCCCCGCCGCCCTGCTGCAGAAGGCCAACGAACTCGGTGGAAAGCATGGGGTGGGCCGCATTGACCTCGTGGAAAACCGTTTCGTGGGGATGAAGTCGCGCGGCGTGTACGAGACGCCCGGCGGCACGCTGCTCTACCACGCCCGCCGCGCGGTGGAGAGCTTGACCCTCGACCGCGAGGTGCTGCACCAGCGCGACGCCCTGGCGCCCAAGTACGCCGAACTTGTCTACAACGGCTTCTGGTTCGCTCCCGAGCGCGAGGCCCTCCAGGTCTACATCGACCACGTGGCCCGCAGCGTGACGGGCACCGCCCGCCTGAAGCTGTACAAGGGCAACTGCACCGTGGTGGGCCGCAGGGCTCCTCGGAGCCTGTACGACAAGGACCTCGTGTCCTTCGAGGCAGGCGGCGACTACAACCAGCACGACGCGGGGGCCTTTATCAAGCTGAACGCCCTGCGGATGCGGGTGCAGGCGCGGGTCGAGGCCAAGGCCGGGCAACAGGAAGTCGAGCGGGTCTGA
- a CDS encoding LysE/ArgO family amino acid transporter, whose amino-acid sequence MPVPPFLRGLGLGLSLIVAIGPQNAFVLRQGLTRRHALLAALACSLCDTLLTAVGVLGVGALLARSPALVTLGTLAGAAFLLWYGWRSFRSAQHPATLDTGGQAAPTPATVIATAAAFSLLNPHAILDTVVLIGGASAGLGDRARLAFLGGAVAASWLWFFALALLAGRLAGLMRSARAWQVLDVLIGLLMWAIAGGLVASLLHR is encoded by the coding sequence ATGCCCGTGCCTCCTTTCCTGCGCGGCCTGGGCCTGGGGCTGTCCCTGATCGTCGCCATTGGACCGCAGAACGCCTTCGTGCTGCGCCAGGGGCTGACCCGGCGGCACGCGCTGCTGGCCGCGCTGGCCTGTTCGCTGTGCGACACCCTGCTCACGGCGGTCGGGGTGCTGGGGGTGGGGGCGCTGCTGGCGCGGTCCCCGGCGCTGGTGACCCTGGGGACGCTGGCGGGCGCCGCCTTTTTGCTGTGGTACGGGTGGCGCTCCTTCCGCTCGGCCCAGCATCCGGCAACGCTGGATACCGGGGGGCAGGCTGCGCCGACCCCGGCCACCGTGATCGCTACCGCCGCCGCCTTCAGTCTCCTCAATCCGCACGCGATTCTCGACACGGTGGTGCTCATCGGCGGGGCCAGCGCGGGATTGGGCGACCGGGCACGGCTGGCCTTTCTGGGGGGCGCGGTCGCTGCCTCGTGGCTGTGGTTTTTCGCGTTGGCGCTGCTCGCGGGCCGCCTCGCGGGGCTGATGCGCTCGGCGCGGGCGTGGCAGGTGCTGGACGTGCTGATCGGGCTGCTGATGTGGGCGATTGCGGGGGGATTGGTCGCCAGCCTGCTTCATCGGTAG
- the carB gene encoding carbamoyl-phosphate synthase large subunit translates to MPKRTDLQTILILGSGPIQIGQAAEFDYSGTQALKALKKEGYRLVLVNSNPATIMTDPDLADATYLEPLTPEFVRKVIEKERPDALLPTLGGQTALNLAMDLNANGTLAEFGVELIGANAEAIHKGEDREAFQAAMKKIGVETARGKMVHSMEEAVEYQKELGLPIVIRPSFTLGGTGGGIAHTYEDFLKITEGGLRDSPVHSVLLEESILGWKEYELEVMRDHADTVVIITSIENFDPMGVHTGDSITVAPAQTLSDVEYQRLRDQSLAIIREIGVDTGGSNIQFAVNPDNGRVIVIEMNPRVSRSSALASKATGFPIAKIAALLAVGYHLDELPNDITRVTPAAFEPTIDYVVTKIPRFAFEKFPGTPDALGTQMRSVGEVMAIGRTFKESVQKALRSIESDVRGAFAAMSDDDLRGLLYGNPRRLEAVLELLRRGEGVSALHDATKIDRWFLGQLQEIVDAEKEIADLGPIQGWKYEIWREVKRLGFSDARLGELVGLSELEVRGLRKAAKATPVYKTVDTCAAEFEAYTPYHYSTYEWEDEVTPTDKPKVVILGSGPNRIGQGVEFDYATVHAVWALQEAGYETIMVNSNPETVSTDYDTADRLYFEPLTFEDVMNIVEHEKPVGVIVQLGGQTPLKLARRLADAGAPIIGTSPETIHEAEDRASFNALCERLGLPQPRGKVAETPAQARELAAELGFPLMARPSYVLGGRAMRTVRSMEELTTYLDEVYAAVEGQPSILLDQFLEGALELDVDTLCDGERAVVAGVMEHVEAAGVHSGDSACVLPPVNLSPELMARVKADTERLALELGVRGLMNVQWAVKDSVAYILEANPRASRTVPFVSKAVNHPLAKSAARIAVGQTLEQIGFTETPTPPMYSVKEVHLPFLKFKGVLPVLGPEMKSTGESMGIDTDPYLAFYRAELGAKSNLPLSGTALLLGDGLDGVAATLEGAGLRVIREQEGDTLPDLLIDVTASPLLRTALERGKPIVSTREGAEWTARAIGAVKGKELGVRSLQEWQKLEAVAN, encoded by the coding sequence ATGCCCAAGCGCACTGACCTCCAGACCATCCTGATTCTCGGCAGCGGCCCCATTCAGATCGGGCAGGCGGCCGAGTTCGACTATTCGGGCACGCAGGCGCTCAAGGCGCTGAAAAAAGAAGGCTACCGGCTCGTGCTGGTGAACTCCAACCCGGCGACGATCATGACCGACCCCGATCTCGCCGACGCCACCTACCTGGAGCCGCTGACGCCCGAGTTCGTCCGCAAGGTCATCGAGAAGGAGCGCCCTGACGCCCTGCTCCCCACCCTGGGCGGGCAGACAGCGCTGAACCTGGCGATGGACCTCAACGCCAACGGCACCCTCGCCGAGTTCGGCGTGGAACTCATCGGCGCCAACGCCGAGGCCATCCACAAGGGCGAGGACCGCGAGGCGTTCCAGGCCGCGATGAAGAAGATCGGCGTGGAGACGGCACGCGGGAAGATGGTGCATTCGATGGAGGAGGCCGTCGAGTACCAGAAGGAACTCGGCCTCCCCATCGTCATCCGGCCCTCCTTCACGCTGGGCGGCACGGGCGGCGGCATCGCGCACACCTACGAGGACTTCCTGAAGATCACCGAGGGCGGCCTGCGCGACTCGCCGGTCCATTCGGTGCTGCTGGAAGAATCTATCCTGGGCTGGAAGGAGTACGAGCTGGAGGTGATGCGCGACCACGCCGACACGGTGGTCATCATCACCTCCATCGAGAACTTCGACCCGATGGGCGTGCATACCGGCGACTCGATCACGGTGGCCCCGGCGCAGACCCTCAGCGACGTGGAGTACCAGCGGTTGCGGGATCAGTCGCTCGCCATCATCCGCGAGATCGGGGTGGACACGGGCGGCTCCAACATCCAGTTCGCGGTGAACCCCGACAACGGGCGCGTCATCGTGATCGAGATGAACCCGCGCGTCAGCCGCTCCTCGGCGCTGGCGAGCAAGGCGACCGGCTTCCCCATCGCCAAGATCGCCGCCCTGCTCGCGGTGGGCTACCACCTCGACGAGCTGCCGAACGACATCACCCGCGTCACCCCCGCCGCCTTCGAGCCCACCATCGACTACGTGGTGACGAAGATTCCGCGCTTCGCCTTCGAGAAGTTCCCCGGCACCCCCGACGCGCTGGGCACCCAGATGCGCTCCGTGGGCGAGGTCATGGCGATTGGCCGCACCTTCAAGGAGAGCGTGCAGAAGGCGCTGCGGAGCATCGAGTCGGACGTGCGCGGGGCGTTCGCCGCCATGTCCGACGACGACTTACGCGGCCTGCTGTACGGCAACCCGCGCCGATTAGAAGCCGTGCTGGAATTGCTGCGGCGGGGCGAGGGTGTCTCGGCCCTCCACGACGCGACGAAGATCGACCGCTGGTTCCTGGGGCAGCTTCAGGAGATTGTGGACGCCGAGAAGGAGATCGCGGACCTCGGCCCTATCCAGGGTTGGAAGTACGAAATCTGGCGCGAGGTCAAGCGGCTGGGCTTCTCCGACGCGCGGCTGGGCGAACTCGTGGGGCTGAGCGAGTTGGAGGTGCGCGGGCTTCGCAAGGCCGCCAAAGCCACCCCGGTCTACAAGACGGTGGACACCTGCGCCGCCGAGTTCGAGGCGTACACGCCCTACCACTACTCGACCTACGAGTGGGAGGACGAGGTGACGCCGACCGACAAGCCCAAGGTCGTGATCCTGGGCAGCGGCCCCAACCGCATCGGGCAGGGGGTGGAGTTCGACTACGCGACCGTCCACGCCGTCTGGGCGCTTCAGGAGGCGGGCTACGAGACGATCATGGTCAACTCCAACCCGGAGACGGTCAGCACCGACTACGACACCGCCGACCGCCTGTACTTCGAGCCGCTGACCTTCGAGGACGTGATGAACATCGTCGAGCACGAGAAGCCCGTCGGCGTGATCGTGCAGCTCGGCGGGCAGACGCCCCTCAAGCTGGCGCGGCGGCTGGCGGACGCGGGCGCCCCCATCATCGGCACCAGCCCCGAGACGATCCACGAGGCGGAGGACCGCGCGAGCTTCAACGCCCTGTGCGAGCGGCTGGGGCTGCCGCAGCCGAGGGGCAAGGTGGCCGAGACGCCCGCGCAGGCCCGCGAACTCGCCGCCGAACTCGGCTTCCCCCTCATGGCCCGGCCCTCCTACGTGCTGGGGGGCCGCGCGATGCGGACGGTGCGGAGCATGGAGGAGCTGACGACCTACCTGGACGAGGTGTACGCCGCCGTCGAGGGGCAGCCGTCCATCCTGCTCGACCAGTTTCTGGAGGGCGCCCTGGAACTCGACGTGGACACCCTCTGCGACGGGGAGCGGGCGGTCGTGGCGGGGGTCATGGAGCACGTCGAGGCCGCCGGGGTCCACTCGGGCGACTCCGCGTGCGTGCTGCCCCCGGTGAACCTCTCCCCCGAACTGATGGCGCGGGTGAAGGCCGACACGGAACGCCTCGCCCTGGAGCTGGGCGTGCGGGGGCTGATGAACGTGCAGTGGGCGGTGAAGGACAGCGTGGCGTACATCCTGGAGGCCAACCCGCGTGCCAGCCGCACCGTGCCCTTCGTCTCCAAGGCGGTGAACCACCCGCTCGCCAAGAGTGCGGCGCGGATCGCCGTGGGGCAGACGCTGGAACAGATCGGCTTCACCGAGACGCCCACGCCCCCCATGTACTCAGTGAAGGAGGTCCACCTGCCCTTCCTGAAGTTCAAGGGGGTGCTGCCCGTCCTCGGCCCGGAGATGAAGAGCACGGGTGAGAGCATGGGCATCGACACGGACCCGTACCTCGCCTTCTACCGCGCGGAGCTGGGGGCCAAGAGCAACCTGCCGCTGTCGGGCACGGCGCTCCTCCTCGGGGACGGTCTGGACGGGGTGGCCGCCACGCTGGAGGGCGCGGGGCTGCGGGTGATCCGCGAGCAGGAAGGCGACACGCTGCCCGACCTCCTCATCGACGTGACCGCCTCGCCGCTCCTCCGCACCGCCCTGGAACGCGGCAAGCCCATCGTCAGCACCCGCGAAGGCGCCGAGTGGACCGCCAGGGCGATAGGAGCGGTGAAGGGGAAGGAGTTGGGGGTGCGGAGCTTGCAGGAGTGGCAGAAGTTGGAAGCTGTGGCTAACTGA
- a CDS encoding type II toxin-antitoxin system VapB family antitoxin — MATNLQIDPELLERALKVGGHRTKRETVNEALAEYIRHREQRKVLELFGTIDMDSEEEMRAQRKRS; from the coding sequence ATGGCGACGAACCTGCAAATCGACCCGGAACTGCTGGAGCGTGCCCTCAAGGTGGGCGGGCACCGCACCAAACGGGAGACGGTGAACGAGGCTCTGGCCGAGTACATCCGCCACCGCGAGCAGCGCAAGGTGCTTGAGCTGTTCGGCACCATCGACATGGACAGCGAAGAGGAGATGCGGGCACAGCGCAAACGCTCGTGA
- a CDS encoding PIN domain-containing protein, which translates to MSGLVIVDTDVWSEGFRKRVGDPSAERLFLAELVEAGRVQMLGCIRQEVLQGIRDRAQFERTRTALQAFEDRAPRAAEYELAAEFFNTCRGKGIQGSSTDFLIAACSVAWGMPLLTKDKDFQRYAEHIPLRLVRV; encoded by the coding sequence GTGAGCGGCCTCGTCATCGTGGACACGGACGTGTGGTCGGAGGGGTTTCGCAAGCGCGTCGGCGACCCCTCTGCCGAACGCCTGTTCCTGGCCGAACTGGTGGAGGCCGGGCGGGTGCAAATGCTGGGATGCATCCGTCAGGAGGTCTTGCAAGGCATTCGTGACCGGGCGCAGTTCGAGCGTACCCGGACGGCCCTGCAAGCCTTCGAGGACCGGGCACCGAGGGCGGCGGAGTACGAGTTGGCGGCAGAGTTCTTCAACACCTGCCGGGGCAAGGGCATTCAGGGGAGCAGCACGGATTTCCTGATTGCCGCTTGCAGCGTGGCCTGGGGAATGCCCCTATTGACGAAGGACAAGGATTTCCAGCGGTACGCCGAGCACATCCCACTGCGGTTGGTCCGGGTTTAG
- the msrB gene encoding peptide-methionine (R)-S-oxide reductase MsrB, whose protein sequence is MTTDPARPPFVKPSDDDLRQRLTPMQYRVTQQEGTERAFTGEYWDHEEPGLYVDVVSGEPLFSSLDKYDAGCGWPSFTRPLPGTSLAENTDYKIGYARTEVRSREADSHLGHVFPDGPREEGGLRYCINSAALRFVPVAELEAQGYGEYLNLFQK, encoded by the coding sequence ATGACCACCGATCCTGCCCGGCCCCCCTTCGTCAAGCCCAGCGACGACGACTTGCGTCAGCGGCTCACGCCCATGCAGTACCGGGTGACCCAGCAGGAAGGGACCGAGCGGGCCTTTACCGGCGAGTACTGGGACCACGAGGAACCCGGCCTCTATGTGGACGTGGTGTCGGGCGAGCCGCTCTTTTCCAGCCTCGACAAGTACGACGCGGGGTGCGGCTGGCCCTCTTTCACCCGCCCGCTGCCGGGCACCTCCCTGGCAGAAAACACCGATTACAAGATCGGCTACGCCCGCACCGAAGTCCGCTCACGGGAGGCCGACTCGCACCTCGGCCACGTCTTTCCGGACGGCCCGCGGGAGGAAGGCGGCCTGCGCTACTGCATCAACTCGGCGGCGCTGCGCTTCGTGCCGGTGGCCGAGCTCGAGGCTCAGGGCTACGGCGAGTACCTGAACCTGTTCCAGAAGTAA
- a CDS encoding DsbA family oxidoreductase yields the protein MTAFTPSSPDKLRVDIWSDIACPWCYVGKRRFETALAAFPQRDQVEVVWHSFELDPGVAARPGQSMRAILAGKYGRSEAQAQQMLDAMTQTAAGEGLDYHFGDLQPTNTFQAHQVIHLAAERGLQDAMKERLLRAYFTEGEFLGDPEVLVRLAAEVGLDAEEVRAALASGEYAGAVRQDEAQARALGIGGVPFFVLGGKYGVSGAQSPEVLRSALAQVWAESHPEPLTLLGGDTPAEGCEGDACAVPGAANRA from the coding sequence ATGACAGCTTTCACTCCCTCCTCTCCGGACAAGCTGCGGGTGGATATCTGGTCGGACATCGCCTGCCCGTGGTGCTACGTCGGCAAGCGGCGCTTCGAGACGGCCCTCGCGGCCTTTCCTCAGCGCGATCAGGTCGAGGTGGTGTGGCACTCCTTCGAACTCGACCCTGGGGTCGCCGCGCGGCCGGGTCAGTCCATGCGGGCCATTCTGGCGGGCAAGTACGGGCGCAGCGAGGCGCAGGCGCAGCAGATGCTTGATGCCATGACCCAGACGGCGGCAGGCGAGGGGCTGGACTACCACTTCGGGGACCTCCAGCCCACGAACACCTTTCAGGCCCATCAGGTGATTCACCTGGCGGCGGAGCGGGGCTTGCAGGACGCCATGAAGGAGCGCCTGCTGCGGGCCTACTTCACCGAGGGCGAGTTTCTGGGTGACCCGGAGGTGCTCGTGCGTCTGGCGGCAGAAGTGGGGCTGGACGCGGAGGAGGTGCGGGCGGCCCTGGCTTCCGGCGAGTACGCGGGGGCCGTGCGGCAGGACGAGGCGCAGGCCCGCGCCCTGGGAATCGGCGGCGTGCCCTTCTTCGTACTGGGGGGCAAGTACGGGGTCAGCGGCGCCCAGTCTCCCGAGGTGCTGCGCTCGGCGCTGGCGCAGGTGTGGGCCGAGAGCCACCCCGAGCCCCTGACCCTGCTGGGCGGCGACACCCCCGCCGAGGGCTGCGAGGGGGATGCCTGCGCGGTGCCGGGCGCGGCGAACCGGGCCTGA
- a CDS encoding carboxylesterase/lipase family protein, with protein sequence MTRTLITTALLVLGVAHAQDTAAPAAPPTSQSAPSAAPGTPVRAQVRTGTLVGREASGVRLWQGIPYAAPPVGDRRWRAPQPPAIWVGERDASRPGNVCLQRSALGDGPTRGSEDCLYLNVHAPSGASRAPVMVWIHGGSFRSGAGSDYDARVLAREQGAVVVTINYRLGPLGFLAAPGLVDSRGAGNYGLLDQQAALRWVRENIAAFGGDPANVTVFGESAGGMSICDQLASPGAAGLFDKAMIQSGPCTPEIVLSPLADALKTGAAFARTVGCPDAGAACLRAVPAERLLTAETPGLTFVAFPPVYGDGVLPRSPQEVFASGEFIRVPTLIGTNLDEGTLFVAPFGRGGQDLPVWQYWLLVGQLEGWDALRVLFNYPTRDYPTVGLTAAALVTDGVFACPSSDIARDLARLTPVYAYEFRDRDAPSFLKPSAAIPDYGAYHAGELVSVFGTPLTGLASPAQFTPAQADLARTLRAYWGNFARTGNPNGTGLPLWQPFVSPGGTVQTFQPGRIAGTTAFEQEHRCDLWRE encoded by the coding sequence ATGACCCGCACCCTGATCACCACTGCGCTGCTCGTGCTCGGCGTCGCCCACGCCCAGGACACGGCCGCGCCTGCGGCCCCCCCCACCTCCCAGTCGGCTCCGTCGGCCGCGCCCGGCACGCCCGTCCGCGCCCAGGTCCGCACCGGGACGCTGGTGGGCCGCGAGGCGAGTGGGGTGCGGCTCTGGCAGGGGATTCCTTACGCCGCGCCGCCCGTCGGGGACCGCCGCTGGCGGGCGCCCCAGCCCCCGGCGATCTGGGTGGGCGAGCGCGACGCCTCGCGGCCCGGCAATGTCTGCCTCCAGCGCTCGGCCCTGGGCGACGGCCCCACGCGCGGCAGCGAGGACTGCCTCTACCTGAATGTCCATGCCCCGTCGGGGGCCAGCCGCGCCCCCGTCATGGTCTGGATTCACGGCGGTTCCTTCCGCAGCGGCGCGGGCAGCGACTACGACGCGCGGGTGCTTGCCCGCGAGCAGGGCGCGGTCGTGGTGACGATCAACTACCGGCTGGGGCCGCTGGGTTTTCTGGCCGCGCCGGGGCTGGTAGACAGCCGGGGGGCCGGGAACTACGGCCTGCTCGACCAGCAGGCGGCGCTGCGCTGGGTGCGCGAGAATATCGCGGCCTTCGGGGGGGACCCTGCCAACGTGACCGTGTTCGGGGAGTCGGCGGGCGGCATGAGCATCTGTGACCAGCTCGCCTCGCCGGGAGCGGCGGGCCTCTTCGACAAGGCGATGATCCAGAGCGGTCCCTGCACGCCGGAGATCGTGCTGAGCCCGCTCGCGGACGCGCTGAAGACGGGCGCGGCGTTTGCCCGCACCGTGGGTTGCCCCGACGCGGGCGCCGCCTGCCTGCGGGCCGTACCTGCCGAGCGGTTGCTCACCGCCGAGACGCCGGGGCTGACCTTCGTGGCCTTCCCGCCGGTGTACGGGGATGGGGTGCTGCCCCGCTCGCCGCAGGAGGTCTTTGCGAGCGGTGAGTTCATCCGGGTACCCACCCTGATCGGCACCAACCTCGACGAGGGCACGCTCTTCGTCGCCCCGTTCGGGCGCGGCGGGCAGGACCTCCCGGTGTGGCAGTACTGGCTGCTGGTGGGGCAACTGGAGGGCTGGGACGCGCTACGGGTGCTGTTCAACTACCCCACCCGCGACTACCCCACGGTGGGACTGACCGCCGCCGCGCTGGTCACGGACGGGGTCTTCGCCTGCCCCAGCTCCGACATCGCCCGCGACCTCGCCCGCCTGACGCCCGTCTACGCTTACGAGTTCCGCGACCGCGACGCCCCCAGCTTCCTGAAGCCCAGCGCGGCCATTCCCGACTACGGCGCCTACCACGCGGGTGAACTCGTCAGCGTGTTCGGCACGCCGCTCACCGGCCTCGCCAGCCCCGCGCAGTTCACGCCCGCCCAGGCCGACCTCGCCCGCACCCTCCGCGCCTACTGGGGCAATTTCGCCCGCACGGGGAACCCCAATGGAACGGGCCTGCCCCTGTGGCAACCCTTCGTTTCCCCCGGCGGCACGGTCCAGACCTTCCAGCCAGGCCGCATCGCGGGCACCACCGCCTTTGAACAGGAGCACCGCTGCGACCTCTGGAGGGAGTGA